One Microlunatus soli genomic window carries:
- a CDS encoding SDR family oxidoreductase, giving the protein MPRAVITGGSAGFGHALSTALAREGWQVYITGRDQQALAAAAAPVSPGTITPVAGDVTDASHRDALVRAAAQDGPVDLLVNNASTLGRSPLPRVLDLDPDVFEALWKTNVGGPLALIRALAPHLTDGAAVVNISSDAAVEHYETWGGYAATKAALDHLTLTLAAEQPDLRWYAFDPGDMRTRMHQDAFPGEDISDRPEPETVVPTFLRLLRDRPASGRYRAADLSARTERTA; this is encoded by the coding sequence GGTCCGCCGGCTTCGGCCATGCCCTCAGCACCGCATTGGCCCGCGAGGGCTGGCAGGTCTACATCACCGGTCGTGACCAACAGGCACTCGCCGCTGCCGCTGCGCCGGTGAGCCCGGGCACGATCACTCCGGTCGCCGGCGACGTCACCGACGCCTCTCATCGTGACGCCTTGGTCCGTGCGGCCGCGCAGGACGGCCCGGTCGATCTGCTGGTCAACAACGCGAGCACTCTCGGCCGCTCGCCGCTGCCCCGCGTTCTCGACCTGGACCCCGACGTCTTCGAGGCGCTCTGGAAGACCAACGTCGGCGGCCCGCTTGCCCTGATCCGGGCGCTCGCGCCGCACCTGACCGACGGCGCGGCCGTCGTCAACATCTCCTCCGACGCAGCCGTCGAGCACTACGAGACCTGGGGCGGCTACGCCGCGACGAAGGCCGCCCTGGATCACCTCACGCTGACCTTGGCGGCCGAGCAGCCCGATCTGCGGTGGTATGCGTTCGACCCCGGCGACATGCGCACCCGAATGCATCAGGATGCCTTCCCCGGCGAGGACATCTCCGACCGGCCCGAGCCAGAGACCGTCGTCCCGACGTTTTTGCGCCTGCTCCGGGACCGTCCGGCGAGCGGCCGCTACCGCGCCGCGGACCTGTCCGCAAGGACGGAGCGCACCGCATGA
- a CDS encoding S-adenosylmethionine:tRNA ribosyltransferase-isomerase: protein MSLLTLTPTTVFPAPAAATAPRPAEERGLRRDEVRMLIARDSSITHARFHDLPAQLDPGDLLVVNDSATIAAECDARIGEDPVVLHVASRLGDHDWAVELRTAPDAARAILDAAVGTEVVLDGDDGVLELVAPYPAPGSSPTGRGTRLWRAAYEGHAPLLDLLDRVGRPIAYGYLDRRYPLSAYQTVFGLRPGSAEMPSASRPFTPELVTRLVAGGVGITPITLHTAVSSQEAGEAPLPEQFTVPSVTARAINTARDAGHRVVAVGTTAARAVESAVEETGAGSVAVPRSGWTDRVITVAEPPRLIDGLISGWHDPQASHLLLVEAVAGAELTQRAYDAAAATGYLWHEFGDSALLLPDRRTG from the coding sequence ATGAGCTTGCTGACGCTGACCCCGACGACGGTCTTCCCCGCACCCGCGGCGGCGACCGCACCCAGACCCGCCGAGGAGCGCGGGCTGCGCCGCGACGAGGTTCGGATGCTCATCGCCCGCGACTCCTCGATCACGCATGCCCGGTTCCACGACCTACCTGCGCAGCTCGACCCTGGCGACCTGCTGGTGGTCAACGACTCGGCAACCATCGCCGCCGAGTGCGACGCCCGGATCGGCGAGGACCCCGTAGTCCTTCACGTCGCGAGCCGACTCGGCGACCATGACTGGGCCGTCGAGCTGCGTACGGCGCCCGACGCCGCGCGAGCGATCCTCGATGCCGCCGTTGGTACCGAGGTCGTCCTCGACGGTGACGATGGTGTCCTCGAGCTGGTCGCGCCGTACCCGGCGCCGGGCTCCTCGCCCACCGGGCGGGGCACGAGGCTGTGGCGTGCTGCGTACGAAGGTCACGCACCGCTGCTGGACCTGCTCGACCGGGTGGGGCGGCCGATCGCGTACGGCTATCTCGACCGGCGCTATCCGCTCTCGGCGTACCAGACGGTCTTCGGTCTCCGACCCGGCAGCGCCGAGATGCCGAGCGCGTCGCGGCCGTTCACCCCCGAGCTCGTCACGCGTCTGGTCGCCGGTGGGGTCGGCATCACGCCGATCACGCTGCACACTGCCGTCTCCTCCCAGGAGGCCGGGGAGGCACCGTTGCCCGAGCAGTTCACGGTGCCCTCCGTCACGGCGCGAGCCATCAATACTGCCCGAGATGCCGGTCACCGAGTCGTTGCCGTCGGCACGACCGCCGCACGGGCCGTCGAGTCGGCTGTCGAGGAGACCGGCGCCGGCTCCGTGGCCGTACCGCGGTCCGGGTGGACCGACCGGGTGATCACTGTCGCCGAGCCGCCGAGGCTGATCGACGGGCTCATCTCGGGCTGGCACGACCCGCAAGCGTCGCACCTGCTGTTGGTCGAGGCCGTCGCCGGCGCGGAGTTGACGCAACGCGCCTACGACGCCGCGGCGGCCACCGGCTACCTCTGGCACGAGTTCGGCGACTCCGCCCTGCTGCTACCCGACCGCCGGACGGGTTGA
- the acnA gene encoding aconitate hydratase AcnA, protein MNSEAPEAGPSVNSFGAQDTLEVGEKSYQIFRLDKVPGADKLPYSLKVLLENLLRTEDGANITADDIRALADWDADAQPGNEIQFTPARVVMQDFTGVPAIVDLATMREAFGDLGGDPDKINPLSPAELVIDHSVIADVFGTADAFTRNVEIEYGRNKERYQFLRWGQGAFNDFKVVPPGTGIVHQVNIEHLARVIFPRDIDGQTYAYPDTLVGTDSHTTMVNGLGVVGWGVGGIEAEAAMLGQPVSMLVPRVVGFKLTGELPEGATATDLVLTITEQLRKHGAVGKFVEFYGSGVAAVPVANRATIGNMSPEYGSTIAIFPIDDKTIDYLKLTGRSEEQIALVEAYAKQQGLWHDETKEAKYSEYLELDLSTVVPSIAGPKRPQDRVAVSEAKESFRGALTAYVDEGEEAVSGAYDEALEESFPASDAPAAHDEVHGQTEGRDYLSCVPADGKRRSDPIEVTLSDGSRFTLDHGAVAIAAITSCTNTSNPSVMIGAALVAKKAVEKGLTRKPWVKTTLAPGSKVVSDYYERSGLTPYLDKLGFNLVGYGCTTCIGNSGPLIPEVSDAVNEKDLAVVSVLSGNRNFEGRINPDVKMNYLASPPLVVAYALAGSMDIDITTDPLGNDESGNPVYLKDIWPTEAEIDEIVSGSIGAEMFTESYADVFAGDQQWQSLPTPEGRTFAWDEQSTYVRKPTYFDGMPTEPQPVTDIEGARVLLKLGDSVTTDHISPAGSIKADSPAGKYLTEHGIERRDFNSYGSRRGNHEVMIRGTFANIRLRNQLAPGTEGGFTRDFNQADGPVTTVYDASQAYQQAGTPLVILAGKEYGSGSSRDWAAKGTALLGVRAVIAESYERIHRSNLIGMGVLPLQFAEGQNAESLGLTGEETFAISGVTALNDGSTPATVQVTAGDQTFDAVVRIDTPGEADYYRHGGIMQYVLRSLLAK, encoded by the coding sequence ATGAACAGCGAAGCCCCTGAAGCCGGCCCGAGCGTGAACAGCTTCGGCGCCCAGGACACCCTCGAAGTGGGGGAGAAGTCGTACCAGATCTTCCGGTTGGACAAGGTGCCGGGAGCCGACAAGCTGCCGTACAGCCTGAAGGTGTTGCTGGAGAATCTGCTCCGCACCGAGGACGGCGCGAACATCACCGCCGACGACATCCGGGCGCTGGCCGACTGGGACGCCGATGCCCAACCCGGCAACGAGATCCAGTTCACTCCGGCCCGCGTCGTGATGCAGGACTTCACCGGCGTGCCGGCCATTGTTGATCTTGCGACGATGCGCGAGGCGTTCGGCGACCTGGGCGGCGATCCGGACAAGATCAATCCGCTGTCGCCGGCCGAGCTGGTCATCGACCACTCGGTGATCGCCGATGTCTTCGGCACCGCCGACGCCTTCACCCGTAACGTCGAGATCGAGTACGGTCGCAACAAGGAGCGCTACCAGTTCCTGCGCTGGGGCCAGGGCGCCTTCAACGACTTCAAGGTCGTCCCGCCGGGCACCGGCATCGTGCACCAGGTCAACATCGAGCACCTCGCCCGAGTGATCTTCCCGCGCGACATCGACGGCCAGACCTACGCCTACCCCGACACGCTGGTCGGCACCGACAGCCACACCACCATGGTCAACGGCCTCGGCGTCGTCGGCTGGGGCGTCGGCGGGATCGAGGCCGAGGCCGCGATGCTCGGCCAGCCGGTCTCGATGCTCGTACCCCGGGTTGTCGGCTTCAAGCTCACCGGCGAACTCCCGGAGGGGGCCACCGCCACCGACCTGGTGCTGACCATCACCGAGCAACTGCGTAAGCACGGCGCCGTCGGCAAGTTCGTCGAGTTCTACGGATCGGGCGTTGCCGCCGTGCCGGTTGCCAACCGCGCCACCATCGGCAACATGAGCCCGGAGTACGGCTCCACCATCGCGATCTTCCCGATCGACGACAAGACCATCGACTACCTCAAGCTGACCGGCCGCAGCGAGGAGCAGATCGCTCTGGTCGAGGCCTACGCCAAGCAGCAGGGCCTGTGGCACGACGAGACCAAGGAGGCCAAGTACTCCGAGTATCTCGAGCTCGACCTGTCCACCGTGGTGCCCAGCATCGCCGGCCCGAAGCGGCCCCAGGACCGGGTCGCGGTCTCCGAGGCCAAGGAGTCGTTCCGCGGTGCGCTGACCGCCTACGTCGACGAGGGCGAAGAGGCGGTCAGTGGTGCCTATGACGAGGCGCTGGAGGAGTCCTTCCCGGCCTCCGATGCCCCCGCCGCCCACGACGAGGTGCACGGGCAGACGGAGGGCCGGGACTACCTGTCCTGTGTGCCCGCCGACGGCAAGCGGCGCAGCGATCCGATCGAGGTGACGCTGTCCGACGGCAGCAGGTTCACCCTGGACCACGGCGCCGTCGCGATCGCCGCGATCACGTCCTGCACCAACACCTCCAACCCGAGTGTGATGATCGGTGCCGCTCTGGTGGCCAAGAAGGCCGTGGAGAAGGGCCTCACCCGCAAGCCGTGGGTGAAGACCACGCTGGCGCCGGGTTCCAAGGTGGTCAGTGACTACTACGAGCGGTCGGGGCTCACGCCGTACCTGGACAAGCTCGGCTTCAACCTGGTCGGCTACGGCTGCACCACCTGCATCGGCAACTCGGGACCGCTGATTCCCGAGGTCAGCGACGCGGTCAACGAGAAGGACCTTGCCGTCGTCTCGGTGCTGTCGGGCAACCGCAACTTCGAGGGCCGGATCAACCCCGACGTCAAGATGAACTACCTGGCCAGCCCGCCGCTGGTGGTCGCCTACGCGCTGGCCGGCTCGATGGACATCGACATCACCACCGATCCGCTGGGCAACGACGAGTCCGGCAATCCCGTGTACCTGAAGGACATCTGGCCGACCGAGGCAGAGATCGACGAGATCGTCTCCGGGTCGATCGGCGCGGAGATGTTCACCGAGAGCTATGCCGACGTGTTCGCCGGTGATCAACAGTGGCAGTCGCTGCCGACCCCGGAGGGCCGGACCTTCGCCTGGGACGAGCAGTCCACCTATGTCCGCAAGCCGACCTACTTCGACGGCATGCCGACCGAGCCGCAGCCGGTGACCGACATCGAGGGCGCTCGGGTGCTGCTCAAGCTGGGTGACTCGGTGACCACCGACCACATCAGCCCGGCGGGTTCGATCAAGGCCGACAGCCCGGCCGGAAAGTACCTGACCGAGCACGGCATCGAGCGGCGGGACTTCAACTCCTACGGTTCCCGGCGTGGCAACCACGAGGTGATGATCCGCGGCACCTTCGCCAACATCCGGCTCCGCAATCAGTTGGCGCCGGGCACCGAGGGCGGCTTCACCCGCGACTTCAACCAGGCCGACGGCCCGGTCACCACGGTGTACGACGCCTCCCAGGCCTACCAGCAGGCGGGCACGCCGCTGGTCATCCTGGCCGGCAAGGAGTACGGCTCGGGTTCGTCCCGGGACTGGGCGGCCAAGGGCACCGCGCTGCTCGGCGTCCGGGCCGTGATCGCCGAGTCCTACGAGCGGATCCACCGGTCCAACCTGATCGGGATGGGTGTGCTGCCCCTGCAGTTCGCCGAGGGCCAGAACGCCGAGAGCCTCGGGCTGACCGGCGAGGAGACCTTCGCGATCAGCGGCGTCACCGCTCTGAACGATGGTTCGACCCCGGCCACCGTGCAGGTCACCGCCGGTGATCAGACCTTCGACGCCGTCGTCCGGATCGACACCCCCGGCGAGGCCGACTACTACCGGCACGGCGGCATCATGCAGTACGTCCTGCGTTCCTTGCTCGCCAAGTAA
- a CDS encoding class I SAM-dependent RNA methyltransferase codes for MTEIPEPVGKVPEPVEGQVPEPVEGHPDPTPEPGTVVGPVTVGPIAHGGHCVARHQGRVIFTRHALPGERVMITLTDTSQRSFWRGDATAVIEPSPDRITPACEISGPGLCGGCDFQHVDPGAQRRLKADVLAEQLQRLAGLDLRVTVEEVPLDGADHGNGADHGPGADHSALGWRTRMRYQLDDRGRPGLRAHRSHQVIALPAAGCRIAQPMIAHPVAPVPAADLSQVDGTGVEVIGVAAADGVHWPTGPDTITEHAVGRDWLVAGDGFWQVHPAAADLLVRTVVDGLDPQPGETAFDLYCGVGPFVGGLLAAGCRVIGVEGSRTAIQLARRNLADAGDRVQFVADRVDRALARQPEGQRRSGDRPNRRSGRRRDRRQGPRPLPTRTDLVVLDPPRSGAGRAVVEQIVARRPRAIGYVACDPAALARDLGYFAARGYRLERLRAFDLFPMTHHLECVAILHGDGEPTSRDT; via the coding sequence CCCCGAGCCCGGCACCGTGGTCGGCCCGGTCACCGTCGGCCCGATCGCGCACGGCGGGCACTGCGTCGCCCGTCACCAGGGCCGGGTGATCTTCACCCGACACGCGCTGCCCGGCGAGCGGGTGATGATCACCTTGACCGACACCAGCCAGCGCAGCTTCTGGCGCGGCGACGCGACCGCTGTGATCGAGCCGTCGCCCGACCGGATCACGCCGGCGTGCGAAATCTCCGGCCCCGGCCTCTGCGGCGGCTGCGACTTCCAGCACGTCGACCCGGGCGCCCAACGGCGGTTGAAGGCCGACGTGCTGGCCGAGCAACTGCAGCGGCTCGCTGGACTGGACCTGCGGGTGACGGTCGAGGAGGTCCCGTTGGACGGGGCTGATCATGGCAACGGGGCTGATCATGGTCCGGGTGCCGACCACTCCGCCCTCGGCTGGCGGACCAGAATGCGTTACCAGCTTGATGATCGCGGCCGTCCGGGTCTGCGCGCGCATCGTTCCCATCAGGTGATCGCGCTGCCGGCGGCGGGTTGCCGGATCGCCCAGCCAATGATCGCCCACCCGGTCGCACCGGTTCCCGCGGCCGATCTCTCGCAGGTCGACGGCACCGGCGTCGAGGTGATCGGGGTCGCTGCCGCTGACGGCGTGCACTGGCCGACGGGACCGGACACCATCACCGAGCATGCCGTCGGCCGGGACTGGCTGGTGGCCGGTGACGGCTTCTGGCAGGTCCATCCGGCAGCGGCCGACCTACTGGTCCGGACCGTGGTTGACGGACTCGACCCGCAGCCGGGGGAGACCGCGTTCGATCTGTACTGCGGCGTCGGCCCGTTCGTTGGCGGCCTGCTGGCAGCCGGTTGCCGGGTGATCGGCGTCGAGGGCAGTCGGACGGCGATCCAGCTGGCCCGCCGCAATCTCGCCGATGCCGGTGACCGGGTCCAGTTCGTCGCCGATCGCGTCGATCGGGCGTTGGCCAGACAGCCCGAGGGGCAACGGAGGAGTGGCGATCGCCCGAACCGACGGTCCGGACGTCGGCGCGACCGGCGGCAGGGGCCACGCCCGCTGCCGACCCGGACCGATCTGGTCGTCCTCGATCCGCCTCGCAGCGGAGCCGGCCGAGCGGTGGTCGAGCAGATCGTCGCCCGTCGACCGCGTGCCATCGGTTACGTCGCCTGCGATCCGGCTGCCCTGGCCCGCGACCTGGGTTACTTCGCCGCCCGCGGCTACCGGCTGGAGCGGCTGCGTGCCTTCGATCTGTTCCCGATGACCCATCATCTGGAGTGCGTGGCGATCCTGCACGGCGACGGTGAGCCCACTTCCCGCGATACTTGA